The DNA segment TCGCTCTACGTCTAATTGCACGGTACGTTTATTTACGCCGTACGTTTATTTGCGCGGTTTTTGTTCGGTCTCACAATAACCGGCTTCACGTTGATAGAAAATAAAGCAGCGTCGATGTAAAGGGGGCTTTACCTGGAACATTCATCACCATTTTGTGTTTCGTAGGTTTTTTCATCTATCGTAGTGCGCACTTTGTGTTGTTcatgttttaatttcaattccGAACTTTGTTAAcacgcaaaaacaaaccaaacacagACGTGAGCATGGCTGAATCGCTGCAGGAAAAAGAGTGCAATGTGGTCAAGCTTTTCCATGAACTTTGGGAGGAATTACTAAAGCAGCGTATCAACGAGCTTGTCCACAACCAGCGCGACAAGGATAAGGTAGCAGAGATTATTAAGCGCGAAATCGAAGACTTTCTGCGCACGTTCCCGTTTCGCGACCGGTTTAATCTTCATCCCGACGCCAAGGACAATGCGAAAGCGCTTGCCGCCCGCAACTGTGGCAATGAGCGGTTCGCCCCGTCGATCGGTGAGTACATGGAGTCGCTCCAACACTACAACGAGAGTATCGCGTACTCGGAGCAAGGTTCGGAAACCAGAGCGCTTGCGTACGGCAATCGTTCGGCGGTCTGTCTGAAGTTTGGCCTGTACGAAGAGTGTTTGGAAAACATACGCCTAGCAAGGGCATCAAACTACCCGATGCAATTGGCGGACAAACTGAACAAGCGCGAACAGCATGTGAAGCGATGTATCGAGGAAGATGCTGAAGAATTTTCCGACAGAGTAATGCATACGCCTGGACAGTATCGGCCACGTAATTCAAGATATCCGGCACCAAAGTTGAGCTACGAGGCACACGCAAACGTCCCTCAGTTGGTGAAATGTGTGGAGTTGCGTCAGAACAGCGAATTCGGTCGTCATCTAGTGACCACGCAGCATCTAAAGGCGGGAGACGTCCTGCTGATTGAGAAACCCTATGCTAGCATGCTGAATGACAAGGAACGGTACAAGCGTTGCGCTTTCTGCCACAATGAGGACACGTTTACGCTTATTCCCTGCGAAGGATGCACTTTAACGATGTACTGCTCAGACGAATGTATGGACAAAGCGTACAGACAGTACCATCGGTACGAGTGTGGCGTGCTTCGTGACTGTTGGCGCATTGCTGGTCGCTTGGTGGGAGGCATCGTGGGACTGCGTATGGTTGCCACGGCGATCGCTTCCTTCGAACAGGATCTCGAGGGTTGGGCCAATCATTTGAACGCGCTCGACGAAACGAAGGTGAACGCGTTTACGGTGGACTGGAACAAGGCGACGGACAGCGACATCTACGACACGGTGCACGTGCTCGCCACGAGCCAGAAGAGGCGGAGTCGCGAAGATCTGGCTATGCTCATGTTTTTCACTTCAATCGTGCACCGACTATTGCTGGAACGCACCGATCTCGGACCGTTGTGCGTGTCGAGCCCGACAAAAAGCAAGCTCCTGTTCGATCTGCTGCTACGCCACTGGCAAACTTCCTTGATCAATAGCAAGCAGGTGTATCACATGCAACGTTCGGAAGGCCAAGACGAGGAAGACGAGTATTATGAGTATAACTATGCTGGGTACGATAGCGACGATGAGGAGGAATACTCCGACGAAATGCATGCTATTGCTGTTTACCCTTTGTTTAGCATGGTGAATCATAGCTGCATACCAAACGTGGCCCCGATCCATCTTCTCGATGGTAGGTGTGCTTTTGTAGCTACCCGACCGATCGCTGCCGGCGAACAGCTGTTCGACGTCTATGCGTAAGTTTTCTCAACGAGTTAACATTTTTCtcgtaataaaatatttttttttataaatcctTTCAGATTTGCTTCAATGGACTTTGATCGTTCGTTCCGTATATTTTGCCTGAGAAAGTCCTACTATTTCAAGTGTCGCTGCGCAGTATGTGAATCTTTTTCGTACGTGGATGTCCGTAATATGACCCCACAGGAAACAAATTTTCTCCGACTGCTACGTATGGTGAATGTCCCGGAGCATCAATTACCAATGCTGGTAGAGCACATGAACGAAGTGGGAAGGCGCTATCCTAAGCATCAGTACACGGCCGCGGAAGTGGTACTGGTGCGTATCTTGCGCATGATGCACAGCTACTCGCTGGAGGATGATATGCTAAACACGTTTGGGAGCATTGGTCTTCCGGGTTTGGCAGCCTCTTTGAGTCGAAGTCGAGCTGGGAATTTCAGATAGGTGATAATGTCGTGAAATTTGCATTCCTTAATTGTGTTCACCCTCAAAGGGAAGAACCAATCTCCTGAACTTAAATGCCATCTTGTTTTACTTAGAACTACCATGCTCTTTCTACTGCTtgaaaaaatacttttttgaattttaaaataaaacagaaataaactAGTTTTGAGTTTTACATCTACGGCAAGATTCCTGTTTGAAAATTCCGCATCAAATAACTTTTCCGAAAGTATAAAACAGCTTCTAGAAGACCTAGTAATTTTCCTTGACTATTATTTGGCGAATCTTCACTGCTAAGGCCCTACCACCACCATGCAAATAAAAGTAAAGCAACATTTCGTTGTAAGAGAAGTAGCTCAGTTTTGCACATAGAATCAAATtagaagaaaatattaatagtattttaacaaaagtTTTTTTAACGCAATAGTGTGTATCATATTTCTCCACCCATTCTGTGAATTTCAAGTCTGTACAATTTGAAGCAATACGATTGAGCAATACGGCCGAACCCGTGGCTTctgaatataaataaaataaattatctgaaaataaataaataaacgtgCCAAACTATTTTCAGTTGAACTTGGTTTGCATCGATTGCCATTTTGAATACTCAGTGTATTTGCGTCCGTGGGTTTTAAGTTTGTGATTGCGCGTTATAAATGCACCAATAATTATATGAATAAGGATTTTGCGCCGAAGATTGTTTTGTAAAAAGATTTTGCTACCAAGATTTTTGAGACCAAAAATAATGCGAACTAGGATTTCACGATCAAGGTTTTAGTACATGGTAATTAAAACTTACACTAGATTTTGTTCAGTAAAAAggtgtttggttgtgtgtttttctatcATCTAATCATCGTCGGGTCTATCATCGGGTTAAGCATCAACCATTATATTTACTTAGGTATTTCCTGTTAGACCGTTTCTTTAACCGTTTTTAAGACAACGATTTTTTTAGGAACATAGCTGAAGAATGCCCTCAATTATGcgtaaatttaattattttttaatgaatgGTCTAAGGCAGTGGCctccaacctgtggtccgtgGCGTTAACAGAAGGACCACAGCGaaagaatttatttttaaaggaGAAAAGCCAATTACTACACATATCGTGCAATTTTTTCCCACAATCAAGATTAATTATCAAACAAGCATGTCTagaatacagggtttctcacaatttattggttggatcccatcaatttttggttggtttccatatttttttagtgcgttcccacgactttttggccgtttcccagatttttttggtccaattgtattgatatccaatcggaaaataccaataaattatgggaacgaactaaaaatctatgggatacgaccaaaaattcgtgggaacgcaccaaaaaatcatgggaactgaccaataaatcgtgggaaaccctgtaagataaaacatatttttgatcaaaaacgTTGAACTAAGCGTACAAAATGCATGCCTACTATCGATGTGAGCCGCGGCAAATGTCTTTTTAAAGCCAAGTGGTCCGCGAATCTAAAAAAGTTGGAGAGCACTGGTCTAAGGAACTGTCCAGGGTATCGCAAATTCAGATTAGGGCGGCCTCCCTATATCGGATACCTATTTTTTCTTATAACCAGATTGGTGCTAACTTTGAGGCTTCTAGAACATTTCCATGCGTATCGGATATCGTATATCGAAAACCTTTGCGTATGTATTGCGCATAAGAATATTCCTTTTGCATGTCCATGAGGAAACTCTTCGGTTATGctggtgcaaaaaaaatcatgcctTAGGTTATATTATACGCATATGTAGTACCTATGCAGCTTTTTGACTAACACTATAGATTTATAGCTTATAACTATACTATTGCTATGCTTCGTAGTCATTTTGCTTAGGAATAGAAATAGTAAGTTCAGTGAACCACCTTCATCAGTTTTCCTCAACGCGAATATCTCTCTAAGCTGACGGTCCCTTGAAGATTCACGTTCGAGAGATTTCACGGTGCTGTCCAGGAAGTCTCAAACTCATAAGAAAGGAGAAAATGTGATATTAGTTATATTAGTTAGCGATCTACAACGACTAATCTACtagaatttgttagcaaatgccataaatctatCGATAACGGTTTACAACTAGATGCTATTTATACGGATATCAAGGCAGCATTCGACAGTGTATCGCACTCCATCTTGCTAGCGAAACTCGACTTACTTGATCTCCCAAACCCTATGATAATGTGGCTTAGATCGTACCTTACAGATCGTCAATATTCTGTGAAGTTAGGCCCGTACATGTCAAGTCCAGTGCATGCATCTTCTGGAGTCCCGCAGGGCAGCAACCTgggtcctttgctgttccttcttttctttcatCAACGACGCGACATTGATCCTTCCGACTGATAATCATCTACTGTACGCAGATGACGCGAAAATTTTTCGTGTTATTCGTGAACCAGAAGACCACGCCCGACTGCAAACTTCCTTGCATGAGTTCCAGTGTTGGTGCAACCGTAATGCTTTATCCCTatgcacacataaatgtgaaGCCATCACTTTCAGTCGTTCTCGCTGCCCATCATTGTATGAATATGCGCTTGATGGACAGTCCTTGGCGCGAAAACAATGTGTTAAGGATCTAGGTGTTTTGCTCGATACAAAACTATCATTTAAGGATCAGCTGGATCACGTAGTAGCCACCAGCAATAGAATGCTAGGACTAGTTATCAATATGACTCGCGAGCTTAATGATATACCTTGCACCAAGGCGCTCTATTGCTCACTTATCCGGTCGTTGATGGAATATGCAAATATCGTATGATGGCCAACTGCAGCGCGTCCGTTAGCTCGATTGGAATAAATCCAGCGCAAAATTTCACGATTTGCACTTCGCTCATGGAACCAAAGGCTTGATTACCGGACTAGGTGTTTACTACTCGGGTTACCCACCCTAAGTGAGCGAATACGAAAAGCCAGGTTGTCGTTCATCACGGGACTTCTCGACGGCCGTATTGACTCTCCGTCACTACTGGCTGCCATCAACCTGTACGTCCCAGCCAGGCCGCTCCGGACTCGGGCAATGTTGGCCCTCGACGACCGTAGAACgcaatttggctcctctgacccgttcctactcatgtgccgtgctttcaacgcagtcagcgacgcttttgagccgaggatttcgccaactgagtttaatgatcgtgtttctgtgttaaatttggttccatagtgcacatttttatgttctatgttattgtaatccattgtaaagaactcattgtaaaacattgctaaaatggttcgagagggcattattgtccatcgatagacaaataaacataaacataaacataaacatgagCAATTTGAACAGATATTTGGGTTTAGAATATGTCCCAACACCGGTATGGGTATTTAAAAGTCCCTGGATCGCTATGAGTTCCTAAATCAGTTTTTTTAAAAGgaattcgttttctttcaaaaaaaaaaaaattggacgTTGTAGGGACCGggactttttcttcttctatggcacacaacaaccgttgtcgacTAAGGCCTGCTTGTACGACTAATAGGCTTGCCTTTAAGTGACTTATTTATTGCCTTAGTAGGATATTCAGTCTTACGTATGGTGGTTTGGTCCATTCTGGGTTTGAACCCACGACTGGCATGTTGTTATGTCTTACGAATTGATGACAGTACCAAGAGATCGGCCCAAAtcgaatgatgatgatcataaGTACCACCTCCTACCCCAACACAGGCTTGAGAAGGTCGGTAATACGATAATATTGCTCTGATAGgtatattgaaatattttgtacGAGCAAGTGGTGGCATCGGAAAACTCTCAGAGTAACTGTCCaagtcatacacacacccaagatGAGCAACATAGTTTCATCAAGAAAAAACGGGTCATACTCCATCGAATACAATGGTATTCCCTAGCATCCTTTACGTAGCCCGCCAAGAACCAATAAATGGATCAGGCGCACTGCTTATCAGAACACAACTGCGAtatgcatatggccagttccactaGTGCCAATGGGTGGCTCTAAGTCACTACCTTACGAAACAGGTGAAccttatttgtttatttgtttatttgtttatttgtaaatgttaagtgattggccatcattggccttatcactgatcttataaactaaacttataataacataaagcatcacggtacaatgtaacatcagcacaaaataaataacacagagtatcacagcatgaaaaacaggttaacttagggaattccagtcaaaagagtcataatgtgcattaaatctaatagccatcgcagtcaaaggttcattatcgctatatgcacgtctagtttggtcaactcttagtagcctaaagtttcttaaaatacgagcaggtacgtggaaattaactctagctaaaaggtccggtgaatctatctctcctaggatgatttttttcataaacaagatttgcgccgtttcgcgacgagtagcgagagactcgagtccaaaaattaaacaccgggCAACTAGGTCTCGCTGCTACGTTACGCCAGGGTGTGAACCGTAAGACCAAACGGGTGAATTTTTTCTGCACTGACTCAATCTTATTCGACcataacgacgacgatgggcaCCAAACTACTGAGGAGTATTCTAAGATGGATCTGACTAGTGATTTGTAGAGTGCGACAAGACAATGTGGGTCGGAGAATTCTCTCGACTGCCTGCgtataaatcctagcattctGTTCGCTCTATCAATAATTTCGTTATGGTGCACATGAAAGTCAAGTTTACGGTCAAGGGTAACTCCTAAGTCTTTTACTGCACTGTGTCGTTGTAATTGTGTACCGGAGATGCAGTAGTTAAACACTATTGGACAATTAGAACGGTGAAACGACATGgacaaacatttatcaacagaaatttgtAGGTTGTTGTTCAGACACCAGTCGGAAAAAGAGTCGATCGATGCTTGCAGGACAAGACAATCACCAAAACAcctcacaggaaaaaaaagtttaagaTCGTCCGcatacaataaacattcagaTTCCCTTACTACAGTAGTAACGTCattgaaaaatagagaaaacagcaaaGGTCCAAGGTTACTACCCTGTGGC comes from the Anopheles coluzzii chromosome 2, AcolN3, whole genome shotgun sequence genome and includes:
- the LOC120952126 gene encoding SET and MYND domain-containing protein 4-like, with protein sequence MAESLQEKECNVVKLFHELWEELLKQRINELVHNQRDKDKVAEIIKREIEDFLRTFPFRDRFNLHPDAKDNAKALAARNCGNERFAPSIGEYMESLQHYNESIAYSEQGSETRALAYGNRSAVCLKFGLYEECLENIRLARASNYPMQLADKLNKREQHVKRCIEEDAEEFSDRVMHTPGQYRPRNSRYPAPKLSYEAHANVPQLVKCVELRQNSEFGRHLVTTQHLKAGDVLLIEKPYASMLNDKERYKRCAFCHNEDTFTLIPCEGCTLTMYCSDECMDKAYRQYHRYECGVLRDCWRIAGRLVGGIVGLRMVATAIASFEQDLEGWANHLNALDETKVNAFTVDWNKATDSDIYDTVHVLATSQKRRSREDLAMLMFFTSIVHRLLLERTDLGPLCVSSPTKSKLLFDLLLRHWQTSLINSKQVYHMQRSEGQDEEDEYYEYNYAGYDSDDEEEYSDEMHAIAVYPLFSMVNHSCIPNVAPIHLLDGRCAFVATRPIAAGEQLFDVYAFASMDFDRSFRIFCLRKSYYFKCRCAVCESFSYVDVRNMTPQETNFLRLLRMVNVPEHQLPMLVEHMNEVGRRYPKHQYTAAEVVLVRILRMMHSYSLEDDMLNTFGSIGLPGLAASLSRSRAGNFR